From a region of the Bermanella marisrubri genome:
- the topA gene encoding type I DNA topoisomerase — protein sequence MGKSLVIVESPAKAKTINKYLGKDFIVKSSVGHVRDLPTGANKQPVDPKERARQAAITRKMSPEDKVIHKKKKEKEKLINKMGIDPEHGWKAHYEILPGKEKVVSELQKLAKDADAIYLATDLDREGEAIAWHLKEVIGDTGAPYKRVVFNEITKTAIQQAFEQPSDVDKHRVDAQQARRFLDRVVGFMVSPLLWSKIARGLSAGRVQSVAVRLVVEREAEIRAFVPEEYWETFSHLKGKSSDAIRFQVTKEGDKEYKPVNEEQAMAAVKKLEANGYEITNREDKPTRSKPAAPFITSTLQQAASTRLGFSVKKTMMMAQRLYEAGYITYMRTDSTNLSQDAISGARDYIQNKFGDDYLPENPRIYSSKEGAQEAHEAIRPSDVRMTSNLLNGMEPDAHKLYDLIRSRFLACQMADAQFTSTTLTAKCGDFELKAKGRVIRFDGHMAALSAQSKSEDDKVLPDLQAGDPLTLEQVEPKQHFTKPTARYNEASLVRELEKRGIGRPSTYASIISTIQDRGYVRLEGRRFYAEKMGEIVTHRLQENFTDLMDYSFTANMEEQLDDIAEGRDNWKHVLDSFYKDFSIKLDKASNDEDGMRPNTPVPTDIECPECGRHMMIRTGSTGVFLGCEGYSLPPKERCTKTMNLTPGDEAISANEDEEAEMRRLREKRRCDKCGAAMESYLLDEKRKVHICGNNPDCSGYEVEFGTFKIKGYEGPTLECDKCGSEMQLKNGRFGKYFGCTNEECKNTRKLLKNGQPAPPKMDPIPCPELKCEKVDDTYVLRDGASGLFLAASQFPKNRETRAPKVEELLPHQAELPEKYHFLLDAPTKDSDGNPTTVRFSRKTQQIYVASDKDGKATGWSAFYEDGKWAITEKKTSAKKTSAKKTSAKKTSAKKKTSAKKKTSAKKKTSK from the coding sequence ATGGGAAAATCGCTTGTTATAGTCGAGTCACCGGCAAAGGCAAAAACAATCAATAAGTATTTGGGGAAAGACTTTATCGTGAAGTCTTCGGTCGGTCATGTCCGCGATTTGCCAACTGGTGCGAACAAGCAGCCTGTGGATCCAAAAGAGCGTGCTCGCCAGGCGGCAATTACGCGTAAGATGTCGCCCGAAGATAAAGTCATCCATAAAAAGAAGAAAGAAAAGGAAAAGCTCATCAATAAGATGGGGATTGATCCTGAACATGGGTGGAAGGCTCATTACGAGATACTACCGGGTAAAGAAAAGGTGGTTAGTGAGTTGCAGAAGCTTGCTAAGGATGCTGATGCCATCTATCTCGCGACGGATTTGGATAGAGAGGGGGAGGCCATCGCTTGGCACCTAAAAGAGGTGATTGGCGATACGGGAGCTCCCTATAAGCGTGTGGTTTTCAACGAAATTACCAAAACGGCAATTCAGCAGGCCTTTGAACAACCCTCTGATGTTGATAAGCATCGAGTTGATGCGCAACAGGCACGTCGCTTCTTGGATCGAGTTGTGGGCTTTATGGTTTCGCCATTGCTGTGGTCAAAGATCGCACGAGGATTGTCGGCTGGTCGTGTTCAATCGGTAGCGGTGCGTCTAGTGGTTGAGCGTGAAGCTGAGATTCGCGCATTTGTACCTGAAGAGTATTGGGAAACCTTTAGTCACCTTAAGGGTAAGTCCAGTGATGCTATTCGTTTTCAGGTAACGAAAGAAGGCGATAAAGAATATAAGCCTGTGAATGAAGAGCAGGCCATGGCAGCAGTGAAGAAGCTTGAGGCGAATGGTTATGAAATTACCAATCGCGAAGACAAGCCAACGCGTTCTAAGCCAGCAGCACCCTTTATCACATCAACTCTACAGCAAGCGGCTAGCACGCGTTTAGGGTTTAGCGTTAAGAAAACCATGATGATGGCTCAGCGCTTGTATGAGGCCGGATACATCACCTATATGCGTACGGATAGCACCAACTTAAGCCAAGATGCTATCTCGGGCGCGCGTGATTATATTCAGAACAAATTCGGTGATGATTATTTGCCGGAGAATCCAAGGATTTACAGTAGTAAGGAAGGCGCTCAAGAGGCGCATGAAGCTATTCGACCATCGGATGTTCGTATGACATCTAATCTTTTGAATGGCATGGAGCCCGATGCACACAAGCTATATGATTTGATTCGTAGTCGTTTTTTAGCGTGTCAAATGGCCGATGCTCAATTTACCAGTACGACTTTAACCGCTAAATGTGGTGACTTTGAACTGAAAGCAAAAGGGCGAGTGATTCGCTTTGATGGTCATATGGCAGCCTTGTCCGCGCAATCCAAGAGTGAGGATGATAAGGTTCTACCAGATCTTCAAGCAGGTGACCCGTTAACACTAGAACAGGTTGAGCCTAAGCAGCATTTTACTAAACCAACTGCGCGCTATAACGAAGCGAGCTTGGTTCGTGAACTTGAAAAGCGTGGTATCGGTCGTCCTTCTACTTACGCTTCTATTATTTCCACTATTCAAGATCGCGGTTATGTGCGTCTTGAAGGTCGTCGTTTTTACGCGGAAAAAATGGGTGAGATTGTTACCCATCGTTTGCAAGAAAACTTTACAGATTTAATGGATTACAGCTTTACGGCCAATATGGAAGAGCAGTTGGACGACATCGCAGAAGGTCGTGATAACTGGAAACACGTTTTAGACTCATTTTATAAAGACTTCTCGATTAAGCTGGATAAAGCCAGTAACGACGAAGATGGGATGCGTCCCAATACACCTGTGCCGACAGATATTGAGTGCCCAGAGTGTGGTCGTCATATGATGATTCGTACGGGTTCTACAGGTGTATTCTTGGGTTGTGAAGGTTATTCATTGCCACCCAAAGAGCGTTGCACCAAAACCATGAATCTAACGCCGGGTGATGAAGCAATTTCAGCTAACGAAGATGAAGAAGCAGAGATGCGCCGTCTTCGTGAAAAGCGCCGCTGTGATAAGTGTGGTGCTGCTATGGAAAGCTATTTGCTCGATGAAAAGCGCAAGGTTCATATTTGCGGTAATAATCCAGATTGTTCGGGTTACGAAGTTGAGTTTGGTACGTTTAAGATCAAAGGATACGAAGGTCCGACACTCGAGTGTGATAAGTGCGGCAGTGAAATGCAGCTAAAAAATGGTCGCTTCGGTAAATATTTTGGTTGTACCAATGAAGAGTGTAAAAATACTCGCAAATTGCTGAAGAATGGTCAGCCAGCGCCGCCTAAAATGGATCCAATTCCATGTCCTGAGCTTAAGTGCGAGAAAGTTGATGATACTTACGTTCTGCGAGACGGTGCTTCTGGTTTGTTTTTAGCGGCGAGTCAGTTCCCTAAAAATCGTGAAACCCGCGCGCCTAAAGTGGAGGAGCTGTTACCGCATCAGGCTGAATTACCAGAGAAGTATCATTTTTTGTTGGATGCACCAACAAAAGATTCAGATGGCAATCCAACCACTGTTCGATTCTCTCGTAAGACACAGCAGATTTATGTTGCGTCGGATAAGGATGGTAAAGCGACGGGTTGGAGTGCTTTCTATGAAGATGGAAAATGGGCGATAACTGAGAAAAAGACGTCGGCCAAGA
- a CDS encoding DUF1653 domain-containing protein, with product MKIKSGIYKHYKGSLYKVMGCVQHSETEEWLVSYQALYGEYGYWVRPYGMFVENVVLDGVEVPRFKLMVED from the coding sequence ATGAAAATAAAGTCAGGAATTTATAAGCATTACAAAGGTTCGTTATACAAGGTTATGGGCTGTGTGCAACACAGTGAAACAGAAGAGTGGCTGGTCTCCTATCAAGCCCTGTATGGAGAATATGGCTATTGGGTTAGACCCTATGGTATGTTTGTCGAGAACGTTGTTCTGGATGGGGTTGAGGTGCCTAGGTTTAAATTGATGGTTGAAGACTAG